The following are encoded together in the Anoplopoma fimbria isolate UVic2021 breed Golden Eagle Sablefish chromosome 13, Afim_UVic_2022, whole genome shotgun sequence genome:
- the prodhb gene encoding LOW QUALITY PROTEIN: proline dehydrogenase 1, mitochondrial (The sequence of the model RefSeq protein was modified relative to this genomic sequence to represent the inferred CDS: substituted 2 bases at 2 genomic stop codons) encodes MRFLLSPRRLRCSTSSTQTRQHDPARSSFPGQNTTTTTTSSTTSSSSSSAANETLVDFEQSQRAYKSKDSLELLRSLVVFKLCSYDFLVEKNTEIMDIGKKILGQRAFNQFMKMTFYGQFVAGEDHVAIRPLIQKNQAFGVGSVLDYSVEEDISQEEAVQKEMDSCVSAAEKENIGKMPRFKXWECXICFQPQAHKQFGDRRGGVTGARTYFYADEAKCDQHMETFIKCIKASGGSSMDGFSAIKMTALGRPQFLLQFSEVLVKWRQFFTFLASQQGKDGTEALEQRLELKQLQEFLTRLGAKGDFYSWFIGQKESPGTIDMLDWNSLIDDRTKISDLLVIPNVELGELEPLLKTFTLEEEKQMKRMLQRMDVLVKHAIENGVRLMVDAEQTYLQPAISRLTLQMQRLYNKEKPVIFNTYQCYLKEAYDNVTMDVELSRREGWHFAAKLVRGAYMYQERERAKDIGYEDPINPDYESTNIMYHRCLDYVLEEIALNRNANVMVASHNEDTVKHTLKRMNELGLSARENKVYFGQLLGMCDQISFPLGQAGFPVYKYVPYGPVNEVMPYLSRRAQENRGFMKGALKERELLWKELKRRIASGELLYRPVY; translated from the exons ATGCGGTTCCTTCTCAGCCCTCGGAGACTCCGGTGCTCGACCTCCTCGACCCAGACGCGTCAACATGACCCTGCGCGGTCGTCTTTCCCCGGACagaacaccaccaccaccaccacctcctccaccacctcctcctcctcctcctctgctgctaaTGAGACCCTCGTAGACTTTGAGCAGTCACAGAGGGCATATAAGAGCAAAGACTCATTAGAGCTGCTCAGAAGTTTGGTGGTTTTCAAACTCTGCTCTTATGACTTCCTGGTGGAGAAGAACACAGAG ATAATGGACATAGGTAAGAAGATCCTGGGCCAGAGGGCCTTCAACCAATTCATGAAGATGACATTTTACGGCCAGTTCGTCGCCGGTGAGGACCACGTGGCCATCAGGCCGCTGATCCAGAAGAATCAGGCCTTCGGGGTCGGCTCTGTCCTGGACTACAGCGTGGAGGAAGACATCAGCCAGGAGGAGGCCGTGCAGAAAGAGATGGA CTCATGTGTATCggctgcagagaaagagaacatAGGTAAGATGCCtcgtttt AAGTAATGGGAATGCTAAATTTGTTTTCAACCCCAAGCACACAAACAGTTCGGGGATCGCCGCGGGGGTGTGACCGGAGCCCGCACGTATTTCTACGCCGATGAGGCCAAATGTGACCAGCATATGGAGACCTTTATCAAATGTATCAAGGCGTCTG GTGGGAGTTCAATGGACGGTTTTTCTGCCATCAAAATGACTGCTCTAGGACGGCCACAGTTTCTG CTCCAGTTCTCAGAGGTCCTGGTGAAGTGGCGGCAATTTTTCACTTTCCTGGCATCACAGCAGGGGAAAGATGGCACAGAGGCCTTAGAGCAGAGGCTGGAGCTGAAACAACTGCAG GAGTTCCTGACCAGACTGGGCGCAAAGGGTGACTTTTATAGCTGGTTCATTGGACAGAAGGAATCTCCAGG AACCATTGACATGCTCGACTGGAACAGCCTAATAGATGACAGAACAAAGATATCTGACCTGCTGGTCATCCCAAATGTGGAG CTAGGGGAGCTGGAGCCTCTGCTGAAGACGTTCACTttagaggaggagaaacaaatGAAGAGGATGTTACAGCGCATGGATGTCCTGGTCAAG CATGCCATTGAGAATGGTGTTCGCCTGATGGTGGATGCAGAGCAGACCTACCTGCAGCCGGCTATCAGCAGACTGACATTACAGATGCAGAGGCTCTACAACAAAGAGAAGCCTGTCATCTTCAACACCTACCAGTGCTATCTGAAG gaGGCCTACGACAACGTTACCATGGACGTAGAATTGTCCCGACGTGAGGGTTGGCACTTTGCTGCAAAGCTGGTGCGTGGggcctacatgtaccaggagCGGGAGAGGGCCAAAGACATCGGTTATGAGGACCCTATAAACCCGGATTATGAGTCCACCAATATAATGTACCACAG GTGTCTGGACTATGTGCTGGAAGAGATTGCCCTCAACAGAAATGCCAACGTTATGGTGGCTTCCCATAATGAGGACACAGTGAAACACACCTTGAAGAG AATGAATGAGCTGGGTCTCTCAGCCAGAGAGAACAAGGTGTACTTCGGTCAACTCCTGGGCATGTGTGATCAGATCAGCTTCCCActgg GCCAGGCTGGCTTCCCCGTCTATAAGTACGTCCCCTATGGGCCGGTGAACGAGGTGATGCCCTACCTGTCTCGGAGAGCCCAGGAGAACCGGGGCTTCATGAAGGGCGCCCTAAAGGAGAGGGAGCTgctgtggaaggagctgaaacgCAGAATTGCCTCTGGGGAGCTTCTCTACAGACCGGtgtactga